Genomic segment of Macaca nemestrina isolate mMacNem1 chromosome 3, mMacNem.hap1, whole genome shotgun sequence:
GCCAGGCCCATCTTTGTGTGCTTGCATCCAACTGTGATGAGCCTATGTATGTCAAGTTGGTGGAGGCCCTTTGTGCTGAACATCAGATCAACCTAATTAAGGTTGATGACAACAAGAAACTAGGAGAATGGGTAGGCCTCTGTAAAATTGACAGAGAGGGGAAACCCCATAAAGTGGTTGGTTGCAGTTGTGTAGTAGTTAAGGACTATGGAAAGGAGTCTCAGGCCAAGGATGTTATCGAAGAGTACTTCAAAtgcaagaaatgaataaataaatctttggctcacaaaaaaaaaaaaaaaaaaaaaaactaattatatgaatataacacattttgtttatttagacatccactgatggacatttgtattgttttcatcTCTTGGTTATTTTGAacagtgctgctataaacatgcgtgtacAACTTTTTGTTTGAATacttgttttcagttcttttggatatatacccaggagtggaattagTGGGTATACAAAATTGCATGTGGTAAttctctgtttaactttttgagaaactaccaaGTATTTTTCCATGGCATtggcaccattttacatttctaccagtaaTGTACAAGGgatccaatttctctacatctttgtcagcatttgttattttcctttattattatattatattattatatataataaatattatattattatattatattattattatattatccagcacactttttaataattttgtttttaatattattagaCTAAGATCCTGGTAAGGATTTATCAAACCTTGATCCCCTATTTACCTCAGTATTTCCCATATTGGTCCCTTGGTTAGCCTAAGCAAAGCCATTTGTCATGCCTTGCACAGACATTTGTTGACTAaatcactaaatatttattgagtacctactgcaTGCCAGATTCTGACTAGACACTGGGAATAAGGAGTGAGGGATGCAGGCTCACCTTCAAGTTGCTCATTAGAGAACAGAAAAGACAGACATTTATTAGTTTCCTGtcactgccataacaaattaccacaaacctagtgacttcaaacaacacaaatgtattatcttgaAGTTCTCTAGATTAGAAGTCCAACACAGGTCTCAAGGGGCTAAAAATCAGCATGTCGGCAGGGCTGTTTTCCTTTCCAGACACCTTGGGAAAGAATCTGTTTCCCTGGCTTTTCCGGCTTCCAGAGTTTGCCTACTTCCCTCGACTCATGGGCCCTTTCTTCACCTGCAAAGTCAGCATGTCTTTTTCAAAGTCATGTCTCTTTCCCTTACCACAGCTAAGGAAAGTTCTCCCCTTTCCAGGATTCATGTGATTAGGTTAAGACTATCTGGAAAATCTGGGATACTCTCCCCTTTTAAAGGCCTTTAAAAATCCCTTTTGctggattccctattcaataaatagtgttgggaaaactggctagccatatgcagaaaactgaaactggactccttccttataccttacacaaaaattaacccaagatggattaaagacttaaatgtaagacctaaaaccgtaaaaaccctagaaggaaaacctaggcaataccattcaggacataggcatgggcaaagacttcatgactaaaacaccaaaagcaatggcaacaaaagccaacattgacaaatgagatctaattaaactaacaaGCTtgtgcacagtaaaagaaactatcatcagagtgaacaggcagcctacagaatgggagaaaatttttgcaatctatccatctgacaaaggactaatatccagaatctacaaagaacttaaacaaatttacaagaaaaaaaacaaccccatcaaaaagcgggcaaaggatatgaacagacacttctcaaaggaagacatttatgtggccaacaaacacatggaaaacaagctcatcatcactggtcattagataaatgcaaatcaaaaccacaatgagataccatcttacaccagttagaatggtgatcattaaaaagtcaggaaacaacagatgctagagaggatgtgtagaaataggaagacttttacactgttggtgggagtgtaaattagctcaaccattgtggaagacagtgtggcaattccttaagaatctagaaccagaaataccatttgacccagcaattccagtactgagtatataaccaaaggattataaatcatcctactataaagaaacatacacaagtatgtttattgcagctctgttcacaatagcaaagacttggaaccaacccaaatgcccatcagcaaatgtggcacatatacaccatggaatactatgcagccgtaaaaaaggatgagttcatgtcctttgcagggacatggatacagctggaaaccaccattctcagcaaactagcacaggaacagaaaaccaaataccgcatattctcactcataagtgggagttgaacaatgagaacacatggacacaggaaagggaatatcacacactggggcctgttatgGGGTGGgaggataggggagggatagcattagaagaaatatctaatgcagatgatgggttgatgggtgcagcaaaccaccatgacatgtgtatacccatgtaacaaacctgcacattctgcacatgtatcccagatcTTAAagtatagctttaaaaaaaagtcccttttgccatgtatgCTAATACATTCTGGAGTTTGTTTCAGAATATTCTATGACAGGTTCCAGCAATTAGGGACTAGGGTGTGTACATCCTTGTggggcattattctgcctaccatagaCATGTaagcaaatattaacaataaaaacaGCTGACATTTATTAAAAGATTACTGTATGCCTGATGCCCCTCTAAAAGTTTTTCCTGAATTAACTCATTTAGTCCCTACAATATTTCTATGAAATAGAAACTATTACTACTTGGATTCATAACTGAGGAGGACACTGAAGTACAAAGAGGTAAAATGACTTGTGTGAGGCCCCACAACTGGTCGATAGCAGACCGAGAATTTTAACCCAGCAATCTAGCTCCAGAGCCTGTGCAACTGAAAAGAGGTCCTCTACCTAATAACCCTTGTCCCACAGGGTGGAGTCTTTCCTAATCAGGCTCCCGCCTTAGGTCCCGGCTGGCCCGCCCACTCCCTCAGCTGTGGCTGTGCACCAGTGAGGGAGGTGGTCCCATGAGCTAGGCTCCAGAGCCCAGCTAGGCTTGGGGCTCCCACCAAGGACAGCCAGGAGCCCTTAAATGTTTGTGAATTCTGACATATTTGTTGTCTTTATGTCTAGCCATTGATTGAGAAAATACATACTGGCAAAAAGGCACATTAAATGTTGACACTCATTTATTAATGTATCTCCCATTGATCAGCatattcatacttttaaaataagacaagatAGGTCTACAATCTCTTATCCACAATCTCAAACTTTGCAAAGCACtgaaaacaggattttttttttggtaactttgTCACAGACTAATTTTTTGGGACAAAACCTGACCTGAACTAACATGAAGCTATTTATAGTCTTTCTTTATCCCATTAGTAGTGAACATTCCCGTATTTAACTGCAGAACTAGTCATGTGTTGGATTATAGGGTACTGCTCAGACTCTGCTGGGAATGTTAttaatatatggtatatataatatatggtgtgtgtgtgtgtgtatatatgtgtgtgtgtgtatatatatatatatatcctattaccTTTCTAAAACTTGAACTGTCTGACTTCCAAAACACATTTGGTCCCCAAGGTTTGAAATAAATACTTGTGGACCTGTAGGAGGTATATGAGTAAGATGTGTTATTTGTTTAGTCTATAATCAGTGCTTAGTGTACACATGAATCCATTGACACCTTGCAGTAAGTTCCCTCATGGGCACAACAAGCTTCCTGGCCTACTTTGCAGTTTTACCTAGGGTCTTTTGTCCTAATTTAAAATGCCTGACTACCTAATCCAGGAACTACCTCATCTCCTAAAGGCTAGTTTccctctatttaaaataaatactatatgaCTCCAATGCATTTAAAGGAAACATTTCAATATAAGAAGAAGCTACCATGCTGCAACTACAGAGTAACATAGAATGGCTTATAATCACCACGTGGAATTATAGAGAAGAGTGGATCTTGGAATGGCTTGTAATCACCATGTGGAATTACAGAGAAGAATGGATCATGGAATGGCTTATAATCACCGTATGGAATTACAGAGAAGAGTGGGTCACTGCAGATTATTTGTTACAGCATGCCTTAAACAGTGACAAAGAGTCGAATTCCCTTGCATGGAAGGCTCTGATCCTACAGAACTCTGATCCTATGGAGCATGGCAGAGAGAAGGAGCACTGGATGCTGGATTCTAATTCTGCTTCTGTCATCTCATGCTGAGTAATTGGTTCAGGGGTTGCTTTGCCATTCTGGGCCTCTATTTCTTCACttatgaaaggaaaggaaatgggtTTGATTAACTCTGCAATGCCAGATCCTGTGATTCTAAGGAGCACCCTGTGGAGGGCAGATATGCATTCAGGAGCACAAATTCTAATAGCATTCCAGACCCTCATTTTTAACCCAAGTCAGCTGCCTGTAGAATGAAATGTATGTTTtacataaagtttaaaatttgtACCAACTAATACATATTCATTTATATGCATGTTATAACTCATAAATAACCAACGGAATCAACAGTTTATCAAATGTTTATCTGAGGTCAGTGAGTGGACAACTCCTTGCTTTTTCTGGGACTGTTGTTGAGAAGTCATCCCAGCTCAGAGTTGCCCCCAGTGACGAGCTCATTAATTCAGTACTTGTTATGCATTGAACACTATGCTTgagagaggagaaggagcagaGGTTTTGCATTTATTGGCTTGGGGTACTGAGTAGCTATGTAGATATTACAGAATAATAGTAGCTGCTGTCCCCCTAGGTCTGATAATGATGGAAGGAGTTGTTGATTGGCATGTAAGTTGATTCCCACCCCTTTTTGATGTATCACAAATAATTAAGCTATAATATTGACGGTAAGGGGCAGGGGATTATTCTGGaatcaggttttgtttgtttttaaatcagaatACTGATTTTAAACTGACCATCTGAATATAGAAAAGCATCTCATTATAATTTCCTCTACCTAAAGCAGTGGGCTTCACTCAGGGGTGGCAGCACTAACCATCAGACCCAATTGGTTATGCACCTGGCAG
This window contains:
- the LOC139362163 gene encoding small ribosomal subunit protein eS12-like is translated as MAEEGIAAGGVMDVNTALQEVLKTALIHDGLARGIREAAKALDKRQAHLCVLASNCDEPMYVKLVEALCAEHQINLIKVDDNKKLGEWVGLCKIDREGKPHKVVGCSCVVVKDYGKESQAKDVIEEYFKCKK